One genomic window of Vicugna pacos chromosome 18, VicPac4, whole genome shotgun sequence includes the following:
- the LOC140686868 gene encoding trafficking protein particle complex subunit 9-like, giving the protein MDNLQPWKATEMELLQRSEERIQQCSLLSELYELIGFHCKSASFKRVAPLRREAPGIPEPGGKACSRLLLQTVPG; this is encoded by the exons atggataatctgcaaccttggaaagcaaccgagatggaattactgcag cgttccgaggagagaattcagcagtgcagcctcctctccgagctctatgagttgatcggcttccactgcaagtccgcctccttcaagcgggtggcccccttGCGGCGCgaggcccccggcatcccggagcctggcgggaaggcctgctcccgcctcctcctgcagacggTTCCTGGCTAA